TGGAGGAGATCATGGTACGCTCAAACTGGGCGATGGCTTTCACCACCTGTTCTTTCGTGATCTGATCTTCCCCGAAAGCTGCATAAAAAAGATCGGGATAAGTCTGGTGAGTCATCAGTTTATTGACCACATTGTCCCAGGTATCCTTCATTTCGATCGGGTTCTCCACCGGGCCGAGTGCCTGGGCTTCCACGCCTTTTGCCCGGCCGTCCCAGAACAGGTCGGTCATCCATCCTATATTCACGATGTGCATGGCCTGACGTGTACCGACAGAGCCGTCAATACCTATGCTAAACTGCCTTTCATCTGAAAAGGAGTAATTTGCTTTATGACATCCTGCACACGACAAGGTGCTGTCGCCGGATAAAATTGGATCGTAAAACAGCATTCTGCCCAAAGTAACCCCTTCTTCTGTCATGAGGTTGTCTTCCGGCAAATCCATAATCGGCATATAAGCCGGAAACTCCAGATTATAGGGTGTGGGGGCATAGCCCGGATGATCAATGATGGTGGGGCCGTCATCGTCACATGACACCGCTAAAAAAAGGAAGGATAAGAAAATAAACGTCAGAAATCTCATCAGCACGTCTGGTTTGCACCGTTGTAACCAACACGGTAATACAATATTTTTTTGAACAGATTTACAGGTTGAGGGTTAACTTAATCCCCCCACAACCTGTAACTCTGCTCCACTGAAGTGGATAAACGGTCAACTAATTTTTGGCAAAAAAACCAAAGAAGTCCTTACTGCTGGACCACCTTATCTACCGACCACACATCAGCCCCGTTAGCTTTTAACACTAATTGAGCGTTTTGGTTCATCATGATGGCCTGACCGAATTCGGCAAAATCGTAAACATTCGGATTTTGCAACCATTCCATCATATCCATCATCATATCGACCTCCCATGAATTTTTATCTATAGTAATAGGCGAAGGCAGATTAATGGTGAACGGGATATAATTTTGATTGCCCTGGGTAGCCCCGGTATGTAGATTAAAATTCTTGATCACTCCCGTAGCCAGGGAATCATAACGACCTTCGAATTTCATATAATGGTATCCCTGGTCTCCCGGAATCGGCCATTCCATATTGATATTGGTCAGGGTGTTTTCCAAACCGCCATCAACATTAATATTTTCATCCAGTCCATAAATAAAGGAAATTCTGTCATAAGTACCTGCAGGTACTTTTTCCAGGGTCAGTGTTTTGGTCTCGTCCACCCCTTCTTCCCGGTAATGAACAATATCCGTATCATAACTCGTGCCGTCGGTATTGTGGAGGCTGATGTTGGATACATAATATTTCAATCGAGACACCAAAAAGGGATGCCCTGCGGGGGAAGTGTAGATCATATTATCAAATTGCAAAGCCTGGTTGCCTACCTTTTGCTCGAAATTTAATACCACCGTTCCCGGTTCCGGATCTTCCTTACAAGCGGTCATCAACAAAATTACCAAAACACATAATCCAATAATTTTTTTCATTTTTAATTAATTTATTTGAGAGAAATTTCGGCCTTTCAAACCTGGTACGCATCGCCGCAAGCGCACCTTTCAATTTAAGTATAAAAATATCAATTATTCACGGTAACCTCAAGTACAATAAACGATTCTGACATTTTACTTACAATATTGGGAATTAACTGTTCATCGGGCTGCAACCTGACATCCGCATTGGAAAACCATGAAGGGGCATCAATGAGCAGGGTGACCTGAATATCAAAGCCTTCCGGCAACAAAAGGCTTTCCGGAAACGCCAGCTCCACTTCTTTTGGCCCGTTGAACATTCCAATTTTCAGGAGCCTAGGAACCGTGTCTATGGCAGTGGTATCTTTATAAATTTCGAGGTTTCCCAATAAATAGTAACCGTTTTGAAAATCGAACATACTGCTGTCCTGGTTGACGGCCAGCACATGATTATCGGGTAATGTGGAGGGGTCAACGCCTTCCAGCGCGCTGTCGAGTCCAAGAGAAAAGCGCACT
This sequence is a window from Lewinellaceae bacterium. Protein-coding genes within it:
- a CDS encoding cytochrome-c peroxidase: MRFLTFIFLSFLFLAVSCDDDGPTIIDHPGYAPTPYNLEFPAYMPIMDLPEDNLMTEEGVTLGRMLFYDPILSGDSTLSCAGCHKANYSFSDERQFSIGIDGSVGTRQAMHIVNIGWMTDLFWDGRAKGVEAQALGPVENPIEMKDTWDNVVNKLMTHQTYPDLFYAAFGEDQITKEQVVKAIAQFERTMISSNSRYDAIVERNEGFFTDAEQEGFEIFNTELGDCFHCHGGILFTDNLFHNNGLDATFLDIGLEEVTGDPLDKGLFKTPTLRNIELTAPYMHDGRFATLEEVIDHYSEGLVHSPTIDPLMKKIAQGGIHLTEQEKSSLLAFLKTLTDTSFINNQAFKNPFD